A stretch of the Vibrio aquimaris genome encodes the following:
- a CDS encoding PA3496 family putative envelope integrity protein: MSINSIDHDEMTEITDKWDINDEVESQKPNKSVKSAQARRRIEALKEIRESGLTLEEAKELGIWH; encoded by the coding sequence ATGTCCATTAATTCTATTGACCATGATGAAATGACTGAGATCACTGACAAGTGGGATATCAATGATGAAGTCGAGTCACAAAAGCCAAACAAAAGTGTTAAATCAGCACAAGCTCGCAGACGCATCGAAGCCTTAAAGGAAATCCGTGAAAGTGGATTGACGCTTGAAGAAGCGAAAGAGCTCGGCATATGGCACTGA
- a CDS encoding DMT family transporter: protein MNILLAMIPAFFWGTTYAVTQYTLTDWPPLLLGALRALPAGLLLLALKPSLPKGGDLPSLLKLGLINIAAFFCLIFIMAQSLPSAISGVGMVSVPVFAMLYHWLVHKHRPTFIQALSGAILVMLAWLLFSPSQISLDPLGLLAMLCAIMCIVVGSTITKSLGNRIHWWTVLTWQMILGGCLLSVIAIVDASASPERYSAVINHFSIRNGAGLLWVIGLNTALGYGMYVWLLQRMTVVDFTFGGIANPVAGIISGLILLGESFTSFQYSLMAGMIAMSLLPQIVLAIRQNKPLPNTD, encoded by the coding sequence TGGCAATGATTCCCGCTTTTTTCTGGGGTACAACGTATGCGGTTACCCAATATACCTTGACTGATTGGCCTCCTCTTTTGCTCGGAGCACTCAGAGCATTGCCTGCTGGACTACTGTTATTAGCCTTAAAACCTTCACTACCTAAAGGTGGGGATTTGCCGAGCCTACTAAAGCTTGGACTAATTAATATCGCGGCTTTCTTTTGTTTAATCTTCATTATGGCGCAGTCATTACCCTCAGCAATATCAGGAGTCGGGATGGTCTCGGTACCTGTATTTGCTATGCTGTACCACTGGCTTGTGCATAAACACCGGCCCACATTCATTCAAGCTTTATCTGGTGCCATTTTGGTTATGCTGGCTTGGCTACTATTTTCGCCAAGCCAAATATCACTTGATCCACTCGGACTGTTGGCCATGCTTTGCGCTATTATGTGCATCGTTGTTGGTAGTACGATTACTAAATCCTTAGGAAATAGAATCCATTGGTGGACGGTATTAACTTGGCAAATGATTCTTGGAGGCTGCTTACTATCAGTAATAGCAATCGTTGATGCCAGTGCTTCTCCGGAGCGATACTCTGCTGTTATAAATCATTTTTCGATACGAAATGGAGCTGGCTTACTATGGGTAATTGGTTTAAATACAGCTCTTGGTTATGGTATGTATGTCTGGCTACTGCAACGCATGACTGTAGTGGACTTCACATTTGGCGGTATTGCAAATCCGGTAGCTGGAATTATATCAGGATTGATATTACTTGGTGAGTCTTTTACCTCCTTCCAGTACAGCCTTATGGCAGGAATGATAGCTATGTCTCTTCTACCTCAAATTGTACTCGCTATCAGGCAAAATAAGCCTTTACCTAATACCGACTAG
- a CDS encoding DUF3283 family protein: MSINLSTLPAKDKNKIELDKQASFLVWKLREAKASPEEITRSADKIQDPDERNMFLDSIAKYKRIMGLG; the protein is encoded by the coding sequence ATGTCGATAAATCTGTCCACACTCCCAGCAAAAGACAAAAACAAAATAGAGCTTGATAAGCAGGCATCGTTTCTCGTTTGGAAACTGAGAGAAGCAAAAGCCAGCCCGGAAGAAATAACGCGTAGTGCTGATAAAATTCAAGATCCTGACGAGAGAAATATGTTCCTTGACTCCATCGCTAAATATAAGCGGATCATGGGACTTGGTTGA
- a CDS encoding YebC/PmpR family DNA-binding transcriptional regulator, whose translation MGRSFEVRKASMAKTQGAKIKVYSKYGKEIYMCAKNGGSDPDMNLSLKHLITKAKKDQVPAHVIDKAIDKACGGGGEDYQPARYEGFAPGGASVIVDCLTDNGNRTFQDVRQCFVKTGAKIGSPGTTAHMFDHQAVFQFKGEDEEAVLEALMMADVDVTDIELEEGVITVFAPHTEFFKAKTALNAEYPELTLEVEEITFVPQNHTPVTGEDAEKFQKFLDLLDECDDVQQVYHNAEL comes from the coding sequence ATGGGAAGAAGTTTTGAAGTGCGTAAAGCCTCCATGGCTAAAACTCAAGGCGCAAAAATTAAGGTTTATTCCAAGTACGGTAAAGAAATTTACATGTGTGCTAAGAATGGCGGTTCCGATCCGGACATGAACCTTTCGCTAAAACACCTTATTACTAAAGCAAAAAAAGATCAGGTTCCGGCACACGTGATCGATAAAGCTATTGATAAAGCCTGTGGTGGTGGTGGTGAAGACTATCAACCAGCGCGCTATGAAGGTTTTGCTCCTGGTGGCGCTAGCGTCATTGTTGACTGTCTCACAGACAATGGAAACCGTACTTTTCAAGATGTTCGTCAATGCTTTGTTAAGACAGGTGCAAAAATTGGCTCTCCCGGTACAACTGCTCATATGTTTGACCACCAAGCGGTATTCCAGTTTAAAGGTGAGGATGAAGAAGCGGTGCTTGAAGCACTTATGATGGCTGATGTAGATGTAACAGACATTGAGCTTGAAGAAGGAGTCATCACTGTATTTGCTCCTCATACTGAGTTCTTTAAAGCAAAGACGGCACTCAACGCAGAATACCCTGAGTTAACCTTGGAGGTTGAGGAGATTACTTTTGTGCCTCAGAACCATACTCCTGTTACTGGCGAAGATGCTGAAAAGTTCCAAAAGTTTTTGGATCTTCTGGATGAATGTGATGATGTTCAGCAGGTTTATCATAACGCTGAACTTTGA